The window aaaaaaaaggggttAATCAAATCTCCAATGCgctaagaaggaaaaaaaagcccagccagcgattataaaatattgtCGTTTTGCAAGTGTCTTCCCCGCAAAGGAAGACTGAAAATTGACAAATAAGTAAATGCCAAAAGAACGCTCTTCGGATACACattcttttttctaattCAGCACTTtgtctccaaaaaaaaacaagaaaagaaaataagaaaaaagaaaagaaaaaaaaaaaaaggggggggggggggggtatAAAACAGTTTATTGCAGCCCCCTGAGTACGCCAAATCCAGTTGAAAGAGGGCCAGCGCTTGGCCAAAGACTCCGGCCATGTATatcatcgtcgccatcttccgTCACGACAAAATACTCATTCTGTCTGCTCTCActgagctcttcttcctcggcatCGTAGCCGTCGTCCATCATCTCGGGGCTGTCATGGTCCTCTGCGGCAAAAGCTTCGCTGACGCTCTTGTACTTCCTACGGACGGCGGGCCACGATAGTTTGCTCTGTTTGAGAGAGGAGCCTTGCTTATGGGCGCTCCGTGAAGAGCTGCCACTCTGTTTAGCTGCCCTGCCTGTTCCTTCGGgatggctctggctctgacTCTGACCAACGGTGCCTAGCCTTGACAAGGCTCTTCGTTTATGCTTAGAATTCTTGAAAAAGTTGCGCACGAGGTTGGCTGGGATGTTTTCTTCTGGCTCCCACGTCCTCTTTTGATCTGGCGGCCAATCGCCCTCCCAGCTCACTCTGAAATATCTCACCAAGCCATGGCCATCAACCTCGTAATATTCAACATCTTCTATCCTCTCCACCACCCAACCGTTGTCCTCTTGAGTCTCAGTCCTTGCACTTCCATCTTCAGATCTGCGTCTCTTCTTCGATTGCTTCGGCTTCTGATCTACCTTGACGCCTTTCTCAAGGTTGATCAGAGGGttctgcttctctgcctGTTTCTGTAGTGTCTGTACTGTCTGCACTACGGGGGGTaatgatgttgaagatggAGGTAAGCATAGAGGCTGATTGCCCCGTTTTCTCTCGTCAACGGACAGAGCCACTGTGGTAGGTAAGCTGTGCTTATTAGTCGCTGGCGTCTGCAGCCCACTATCAGCGGAAATAGGAGTTTTAATCCTTGCGACTTCTGGATTAGGCGATGCTGACTGTTGTTCTTGTTTCACAAGGTCGCTACCAACAAGATGGAGAATGTCTGTTTGTGGAGCACCACGTACGGGATGCACAAGATCTCTGGGGAGAGGGTCGGTTGTGTCTCCAGCTACGCTGCTACCCTCCTCAATAGGTTCAGGTAAAAAGCCATGCAAGCTCTGAAACTGCTCCTCAGCTATCTGTCGCGAAGGActcccatcttcttctgacaGCCACTCAAAATCCGCCAGCCTAGACTTTTGAGGAGTCGACAGACTTATGACGCCCTTCTTGTGCCGTGGCTTCGTCGGGGTCACAGCTACGGGCTCTGCCACAACGGCAGACTTTATCTGGCTGTGAGCAGGAGGCCgtcccctcttcctcttcttctgcggcGCCGCCGCGCCCGACTTGAGCTCGTTCcgcagcttctccttctcgtcgTCCACCTCCTGTTCCAGCTTTGCCTCAAACTCCTCCAGCGTCCGTGGGGCAACGTACTCCAGGACCTGCATTGCGGGGACGAGCATGCTCGCAGCGCGCAGGTCGCGCCATCCGATCAAGTAGGCCATTCGTTTCGGCAGAGGCCTGCCATTCGCCGCAGGCCCAGGAGAAGGAAGCAGGACACGCTCGATGATGTACGCTGTGGAGTCGCCTGCGGGAAGCAAGGATATTGGCCGCAACGGTGGTCCGCTGCCAGGCACATAGTCTGCAGGCTTCGAGAAGAGAGGTATGGCGATTCGCGACGTCgggggctgggctggatTCGAAAGGGTCGGGTTGCGCCTCGGATCGGCAGCTTGAAAGAGCGGCTCCAGTCCCTTGCCAGCCAGGCGGCGATCTAGGAATTCCGGGTCGAAAAACATCATGAAAGGGCGCTGCGAAGGGGGGAGCAGCCTCTCGCGCAGCCAACGCGCCTATTCATTGTCTGCGTCTGCTGGTCATGGAGAGCCTCTCGTTCGAGGCGCGGCGTGTGCAATGGACAAGTTTTGTGTGCAACAAGCAAGGTTGCCGATGGAAATGCCGATGCCGACAGACGCGACGTCAGTTGGATAGACTTGATGACTAAGCGCCATCAAGCTGCGAGCCTTCTTGGCGCTGCCTGGCCAAAGCCCAGCCGATATGAGGTCTGCAGCTGCGAAATACTGCGAGCAGCCGTTTGATTGTCTGTCCTACTGCATCATTCATCGACCACCGCAGACAAGGAGTAAGCGATTACCCTGGATCAGAACATGGGCGAACGACAAGGAATGCGACCCTGGCGCTGCAATCCTTCACTTCCTCCAGCGAGACATAGCTGCGGCCAACAACTACTGCAACCTCTCGGGACCGGTGATATTAGCGTTGGATGTAACAAGCTCGGCTCCGGGGGGCTACATATACTGAGCAAGGCGCCCATGCTTTAGAGGGGCTAGCACTGCCTGTAGCCTTACAGTGTCCGCAGCCCACTAGAGCTCAGCGACCAAAGGTGGGGGGGCCGCAACAGCACCCGGGCCGACCTCCACCAAGCATGGGTTGAACTGTGCATCTCAAAACTTCAAATCAACCCTGCAGCTGgagtggaaaaaaaaaaaaaaaaaagagcagcctGCGGCACAACACAACGCACCGATTCGGCCATCACCATCTCTCCGCCCTCCCAGCCGTCGAATCCTTCAATTGGCCCTGGGCGCCCTCGCAAGTCGGccgccaaaaagaaaaaacccCGCGACCATGTCGTCCTCGCTCAAATCGCTATGCCTGCGCATCCccgcagcagcgccagccagcCTCGTGCGATGTGCTCCCAAAGCTTCATTCTCGCTGGCGCAGCCGCCGCAGCCCCTCGCCGCCGGAGGATGCGCTCGGTCTCGCGCCCTCGCCTTGCCCTCGACCTTTACCCGCGCCAACCACAGCCTGGCCGGCTCCAGCACTTCGCGGCCGTCCATCGCCAGCCTCGTCGCAAAGACTCGTCGGAGCGCCTCCTCCCCCACACCATCGTcagcgtcatcgtcgtcggccCTCCGTCTGCGTCTTCAGCCCTACTCTAGCGCCTCGGCCGGCGGCCCAGGCTCGGCGCCGGCCCTCGACTGGGATTCCTTCTTCAAGCTTCgtcttcgccgccgccgcatccagctgctcttctccgTGGCCACGGGCCTGCTGGGCGGCGCGGTCGGCACCGTCGTTTTAGCCGAGGGCTTTGCCGAGCCTCTGATTGCGCAGGTTCCGCTGGATCCCTTCTTCACGCTGGGCATCATGACCATGGCGTGTGCGGGCATGGGCTGGCTGGTCGGGCCGACGCTCGGCAACCAGGTGTTTTACATCATCAACCGACGCTTCAAGACGCAGATGATGCAGAAGGAGGGCGAGTTCTTTGCACGTGTCAAGAGGCATCGCGCCGACCCTACAAACTCGAGCGCAGGCAACCCAGGTATGGCGAACatgagatatatatatatgactCATAGTCGATCATTCTAACAAGTATTTTTCAGTTCCCGATTTCTACGGCGAAAAGATCCAGAGCGTTGCCGGATATCGAAGGTGGCTGAAGGATCAGCGAGCATTTAATAAGAAGAAGTCGGCATCCTTTGTTTAAAACAATGGTTTAagacaacaaaaacaaacacTCTCTGACAAGAACCGATAAATATGCGCGGTGGTTAGCAATCATACGGTGcgtgttaaaaaaaaaaaatcttgctTTCTTGTCTTCCTTAACTTTGAAAGCATGCTTGGGATGGCGGAAAATCCGGtggacgaaaaagaaaaaaagagcccttTCCCCGTTGCTGGGACTGTGGACGTGTAGGATGTACTTCGTACGTGTATTATGTATAATGAAAAAACTCTCTTGTTCGCAATTGATGCTCTAATATCTTATGGCTTCATGGCTATATAAAGGGTAAACTCGGATCAATCGTCTCCTTCCATGCCTTCAGCCCGCCAAAGATATCTCCAACAAACCGCTCTCCATTGCGATCTACACCTAGATCTTTCAGCTTCTTGGCCGCAATCTGTGAATCGTTGCCTACGCGACAGACAATGTATATCGGCGCATCTGGGGCAACATCTCCTGGTATCAAGTCTGACAAATCCGACCCTTGCCCACGATGAGCTGTAAACCGACTTATAGGAACATTGATCGACCCCTTGATGTTGCATACTCCAAAGtgctccttttctctcacaTCGAGGAGAAGGTGATTCTTGTGCTGCTGGGATATGCGCTCATACTCAGCAACAGATATGCGCTCCTCAGGCTGAAGCAGCTTGACCGGCTGGTTGACGCCGCAAAACTGGACATAGTCCATTGACGTCTTCAGCTCGTTGAGTGTCAAAGCCGTCCCATCTCCAGAACAGGCAAAGCATCCCTTTTTCTTGCCCCTCATCCTCACCGTCCTAAACGGCACATCGCCCATGGCACTGAAAAGCAGCAAGCCGACCTGTTTCACTTCTTCCCCTTGGCCGTTTGTTTCACTCCACTTGAGATGATCTCCCCTCACAATCAATTTAATCGCTTCCAGTGCCTGCAACACGCCCATGGTTCCCACAACAGGTCCTATGATGCCGCCCTCGCCACATCCAACGACGCTCTCCGGCGGAGGCGGCTTCGGGAAGACGCAGCGATAGCAGGGGCCCTTTCCAGGGGGGTTGTTGAGCACGATGAGCTGGCCGGAAGTTTGAAAGGCAGAAGCGGAGATGAGCGGCTTGGAGAGAAGAACGCAAATGTCCGAGATGAGATAGCGCGAGGTAGGGTGATCCGTACAGTCGAGCACAAGATCATACTGCGAGACGATTTCCTCGGCGTTTAGAGGCGTGAGATGAGTGGCGTGAGCATTATAAGTAATAGTAGGATTCAacctataataataataataataaaaacattgTTAATATAACCAAATACtttcaagaagaaaagagagagacaggaaaaaaaaaaaactcacccTTTGAGATACGCCACCGCGCTATCAACCTTCATCATGCCAACCCTCCCCGTCGAATGCGCAACCTGCCTGTGAAGATTCGACACCTCCACCGCATCTCCATCCACGAGGCCCAGCGTGCCGACCCCAGCACCTGCGAGATACGCTGCCGCGGGACAGCCCAGGCCGCCAGCGCCGACGAGAAGGACCTTGGCTTGCTTTACGTGGAGTTGGCCTCGACGAGCAGGCAAAGTCAGTTACTGCGACATCGATGGGCTAcgacaaaagaagaatgaataCCTTGTAACCCGAAGTTAGGCACAATCATCTGTCTGCTATACCTCTGATAGTCATGCTCGTCCAGCGGCCACTTCCATTCCTCGCCATTCTGCGTCTCGCCCGCCGTGCAtctcagctcttcttccgcagCTAGCCGTGCCCGCAAATCAGCCAGCTCAGCCTCCCTCTGCGCAATCTCCTTTCGCAGGTGCTCTATCTTGTCCATTTCTCTCGCTATCAAAGAAATCCAACTGCAGTGTACGGTTCCCtgtgagaaagaaagaggaagaaaagcgTAAAAGTGAACAAGGTTTATACTATCAGTTCTTACATACAACAAGATCCATCTTAGCCAACTCCGGCATTAAATTTACCCCACCCACACCGTCGGTCAAAGGCTCCACCCTTCACCGAGCGCAGAAAGCGTCCCCAccaaaactttttatatccTTCCATCTATCCATCCTCGCATCAACACCAGCTCTCTTCTTGAcaaaacaacagcagcatcactcACATGTAATATCCAGCCAAAATGGTAAGAAAATATCCCCCCCTCCCGCCAAAATCCATCCCACTCTAACTTTCAAAAAATCTCCAGGCCCCCCAAAAACCATCCGCCACCTCCCTCCGCTACGCCCGCATCACAAACTCCATCCACCCTCTGGCCCCCCAAAAGACGTTTCGCGAAAACGCCTCCACAAGCGACtccttcctctcctccaagCGCGACAAGCGCACCATCAAGCACTCCTCCTTCGTCTCCCGCGTCACCTCCACCACATCCGCCCGCGTGTCCAAGAAGGCGCTCAAGCGTGGCGGCCGCAGCAAGACCAAGAAATCCACGACGCTAAACTCCCTCGA is drawn from Trichoderma asperellum chromosome 4, complete sequence and contains these coding sequences:
- a CDS encoding uncharacterized protein (EggNog:ENOG41), translated to MMFFDPEFLDRRLAGKGLEPLFQAADPRRNPTLSNPAQPPTSRIAIPLFSKPADYVPGSGPPLRPISLLPAGDSTAYIIERVLLPSPGPAANGRPLPKRMAYLIGWRDLRAASMLVPAMQVLEYVAPRTLEEFEAKLEQEVDDEKEKLRNELKSGAAAPQKKRKRGRPPAHSQIKSAVVAEPVAVTPTKPRHKKGVISLSTPQKSRLADFEWLSEEDGSPSRQIAEEQFQSLHGFLPEPIEEGSSVAGDTTDPLPRDLVHPVRGAPQTDILHLVGSDLVKQEQQSASPNPEVARIKTPISADSGLQTPATNKHSLPTTVALSVDERKRGNQPLCLPPSSTSLPPVVQTVQTLQKQAEKQNPLINLEKGVKVDQKPKQSKKRRRSEDGSARTETQEDNGWVVERIEDVEYYEVDGHGLVRYFRVSWEGDWPPDQKRTWEPEENIPANLVRNFFKNSKHKRRALSRLGTVGQSQSQSHPEGTGRAAKQSGSSSRSAHKQGSSLKQSKLSWPAVRRKYKSVSEAFAAEDHDSPEMMDDGYDAEEEELSESRQNEYFVVTEDGDDDIHGRSLWPSAGPLSTGFGVLRGLQ
- a CDS encoding uncharacterized protein (BUSCO:EOG092D4F81~TransMembrane:2 (i135-158o170-199i)), with protein sequence MSSSLKSLCLRIPAAAPASLVRCAPKASFSLAQPPQPLAAGGCARSRALALPSTFTRANHSLAGSSTSRPSIASLVAKTRRSASSPTPSSASSSSALRLRLQPYSSASAGGPGSAPALDWDSFFKLRLRRRRIQLLFSVATGLLGGAVGTVVLAEGFAEPLIAQVPLDPFFTLGIMTMACAGMGWLVGPTLGNQVFYIINRRFKTQMMQKEGEFFARVKRHRADPTNSSAGNPVPDFYGEKIQSVAGYRRWLKDQRAFNKKKSASFV